In Variovorax sp. OAS795, a single window of DNA contains:
- a CDS encoding SDR family oxidoreductase produces MSNEAAPHAVVTGSSGGIGRAIAEHLLEGGWRVTGLDLAAPTLSHANFAHATVDLSNAEDIARNAAALQHTDALVHAAGVLRVGPLGQLDHAGGELMWRLHVDAATRLADALVPAMAARGRGRVVFIGSRVAQGLPGRGQYAATKAAVIALARSWAAEVATSGVTVNVVSPGATQTAMLQDPARAGSAPRLPPIGRLIEPTEIAALVAFLLSAPAAAITGQDIAICGGSSLHR; encoded by the coding sequence GTGTCGAATGAAGCCGCCCCGCATGCCGTCGTGACGGGCAGCAGCGGCGGCATCGGCCGCGCCATCGCCGAGCACCTGCTGGAGGGCGGCTGGCGCGTCACCGGGCTCGACCTGGCAGCGCCGACGCTCTCGCATGCGAACTTCGCGCATGCCACGGTGGATCTGTCGAATGCCGAAGACATCGCGCGCAATGCTGCCGCCCTGCAGCACACCGACGCGCTGGTGCATGCCGCCGGCGTGCTGCGCGTGGGCCCGCTCGGCCAGCTCGACCATGCGGGCGGCGAACTGATGTGGCGCCTGCACGTGGACGCGGCCACGCGCCTGGCCGATGCGCTCGTGCCCGCCATGGCCGCGCGCGGCCGCGGCCGCGTGGTGTTCATCGGGAGCCGCGTGGCGCAGGGCCTGCCGGGCCGCGGGCAGTACGCCGCGACCAAGGCCGCGGTCATCGCGCTCGCGCGCAGCTGGGCCGCGGAAGTGGCCACTAGCGGCGTCACCGTCAACGTGGTGTCGCCCGGCGCCACGCAGACCGCGATGCTGCAGGACCCGGCCCGCGCCGGCAGCGCACCGCGCCTGCCGCCCATCGGCCGGCTCATCGAGCCGACGGAGATTGCGGCGCTCGTCGCCTTTTTGCTCTCCGCGCCGGCGGCGGCCATCACTGGGCAGGACATCGCCATCTGCGGCGGATCGTCGCTGCACCGCTGA